A single genomic interval of Chlorogloeopsis sp. ULAP01 harbors:
- a CDS encoding ABC transporter ATP-binding protein, translated as MTSISKPQTKSHTEYRRRENDWRLFLRLAPYARRHKKSLALAMLLLVPMSIANAVQPFLIGQVISLIRQEPSTFELLRNLPFWQALHILEALLVVTVSIRLIFTGFQGYLVQKIGQKITAEIRQDLFKHVTSLAVRFFDRTPVGKLITRLTSDVEVLGDVFSTGAVGIVSDLFSMLVILGFMFSIRWELALLLLAMLIPVSALIIYFQQQYRSANYKAREELSTLNSQLQENIVGINVVQLFRREKFNAELFRKTNQRYVKEVDKTIFNESAVSATLEWVSLVAIALVLLVGGYLLLQENLTFGILSAFILYAERLFQPLQQFAEKFTVIQAGFTAIERVIDILDEPIEIRDRANPRISIFDSQFGYIDEIEENLDSSEQNIKPQLGEIKFEHIWFSYKNDDEYVIKDLDFTIHPGEKVALVGPTGAGKSTIIRLLCRLYEPSKGRILVDGIDIRELPQAELRRYMAVILQEAFLFAGDVKSNITLGDGYTFEEIQKAAQRTNVAQFIEQLPKGYHTQLRERGTNISSGQKQLLAFARATIRNPQILVLDEATASLDVGTEALIQQALNKLMVGRTAIIIAHRLSTIRNVDRIFVLKRGELIEQGSHEELLQIGGLYATLHNLQMLGRT; from the coding sequence ATGACCAGCATTTCCAAGCCGCAAACAAAATCTCACACAGAGTACCGTCGGCGTGAAAACGATTGGCGGTTATTTTTACGCCTAGCACCCTATGCCCGTCGTCACAAAAAATCACTGGCACTGGCAATGTTGTTACTTGTGCCAATGTCCATAGCTAACGCTGTCCAACCATTTTTAATTGGACAGGTGATTTCCCTGATTCGTCAAGAACCAAGTACTTTCGAGTTACTGCGCAATCTCCCCTTTTGGCAGGCTTTGCATATCTTGGAAGCATTGTTAGTAGTGACGGTATCTATCCGACTAATTTTTACAGGCTTTCAGGGTTATTTGGTGCAGAAAATCGGACAAAAAATTACCGCCGAAATTCGCCAAGACTTGTTTAAGCACGTCACATCTTTGGCAGTACGCTTTTTTGACCGCACACCTGTTGGTAAGTTAATTACTAGACTTACTAGTGATGTGGAAGTACTAGGAGATGTATTTTCCACTGGAGCAGTCGGCATTGTGTCAGATTTGTTTTCCATGCTGGTGATCCTCGGTTTTATGTTTTCGATCCGTTGGGAACTCGCTTTGTTGCTGCTTGCAATGCTCATACCAGTATCGGCATTAATTATTTACTTTCAGCAGCAGTACCGCAGTGCCAATTACAAAGCCAGGGAAGAACTATCAACGCTTAATTCCCAGTTGCAAGAAAATATTGTTGGGATTAATGTTGTGCAATTATTTCGGCGAGAAAAATTTAATGCCGAATTGTTTCGTAAGACAAATCAGCGTTACGTCAAAGAGGTAGACAAAACCATCTTTAATGAGTCTGCGGTTTCTGCAACCCTAGAATGGGTTTCTTTGGTTGCGATCGCACTTGTTTTATTGGTTGGTGGTTATTTACTATTACAAGAAAACTTGACATTTGGAATATTATCTGCATTCATTTTGTATGCTGAACGATTATTCCAGCCTCTACAGCAGTTTGCAGAGAAATTTACAGTTATTCAAGCTGGTTTCACAGCAATTGAGCGCGTGATTGATATTTTAGATGAACCAATAGAAATACGCGATCGCGCCAATCCCAGAATTTCAATTTTTGATTCTCAATTTGGATACATTGACGAGATTGAAGAAAATCTTGACTCCTCGGAGCAAAATATTAAACCACAGTTAGGAGAAATTAAATTTGAGCATATATGGTTCTCATACAAAAATGATGACGAATATGTAATTAAAGATTTAGATTTTACTATTCATCCTGGTGAGAAAGTAGCATTAGTAGGACCTACTGGTGCTGGAAAAAGTACAATTATTCGCCTTTTATGTCGCCTCTATGAACCCAGCAAAGGGCGCATTCTCGTTGATGGCATTGATATCCGGGAACTACCTCAAGCAGAATTGCGCCGCTACATGGCAGTTATTTTACAAGAGGCATTTTTATTTGCTGGTGATGTTAAAAGCAACATCACTTTAGGAGATGGATACACTTTTGAGGAAATTCAAAAAGCAGCCCAGAGAACTAATGTCGCCCAGTTTATTGAACAACTTCCCAAAGGATACCATACACAACTCAGAGAACGAGGTACCAATATTTCTAGCGGTCAAAAGCAACTTTTAGCCTTTGCTCGTGCTACTATCCGCAATCCCCAAATTCTAGTACTAGATGAAGCAACAGCCAGCTTGGATGTGGGAACAGAAGCATTGATTCAACAGGCTTTAAACAAGCTAATGGTAGGACGTACCGCGATTATTATCGCTCACCGCTTATCGACAATTCGCAACGTAGATCGGATTTTCGTACTCAAACGCGGTGAATTAATCGAACAAGGAAGTCATGAAGAGTTACTCCAAATAGGAGGGCTTTATGCAACTTTACACAACTTACAGATGTTAGGAAGAACGTGA
- a CDS encoding cation:proton antiporter, with the protein MATEQSLILDFTIVLGAAVVGGYLANRLRQPVLLGYLASGLIVGPFGFKLLSVSDLPQIKSLAEIGVAFLLFALGVEFSLAELKRVKNIALQGSLLQIGLTTALVAFVTIILGWASGLSQGIFLGVVLSLSSTAVVLKTLTERGEINTLHGQIMLAILIAQDLALGVILAILPALQQPKNIALALGIAIFKILVFVAVAIALSKWIVPSLISSFAATESNELFLLAVIALCLGVALTTASLGLSIAMGAFVAGLMISEIDYADQTLAKVLPLRDTFASLFFASIGMLIDPVLLIQNLGLIIGLVMLVMLGKAAIVLPIVLRFGYSLKTAVIVSFGINQIGEFSFVLALEGWRLELISQQTYLLLLATTAITLVLTPMWLDSAPRLADNFNHIPWLTKFLRRFSAPKTIFMPERISNHVVIAGYGRVGQVIVKILQSQGYSVLVIENSEAAVQRLRFHQIPYIFGDADSESVLEKAHLPTAKALAIALPDPASTRLLLKRALSIAPQLDVIVRSHIDSEIDFLTQMGAKEVVQPEFEAALELGNHLLKTLGAEESHIRSVINAIRTDKYMSIRPERE; encoded by the coding sequence ATGGCAACTGAGCAAAGTTTGATTTTGGATTTCACCATCGTCTTGGGGGCTGCGGTAGTGGGAGGTTATCTGGCAAACCGACTACGTCAGCCTGTTTTGCTTGGTTATCTAGCCAGTGGATTAATTGTGGGGCCTTTCGGCTTTAAGCTATTAAGCGTAAGCGATCTTCCCCAGATTAAATCTTTAGCGGAGATAGGTGTTGCCTTTCTGCTTTTTGCCTTAGGTGTAGAATTTTCTTTAGCAGAACTGAAACGAGTTAAAAATATTGCTCTGCAAGGAAGCCTATTACAAATAGGTTTGACTACTGCACTTGTAGCTTTTGTAACTATTATATTAGGTTGGGCTTCTGGGCTTTCTCAGGGAATATTTTTAGGAGTAGTTCTTTCTCTGTCTTCTACTGCGGTGGTGTTAAAAACACTGACAGAAAGAGGAGAAATTAATACATTACATGGACAAATAATGCTGGCGATTTTAATCGCCCAAGATTTGGCATTAGGCGTGATATTAGCAATTTTGCCTGCCTTGCAGCAACCAAAAAATATTGCCTTGGCGCTTGGTATTGCCATATTCAAAATCCTAGTGTTTGTGGCTGTAGCGATCGCCTTAAGTAAATGGATTGTACCTAGCCTCATTAGCAGTTTTGCTGCCACCGAAAGCAATGAATTATTTCTTTTAGCAGTAATCGCTCTATGTTTAGGTGTGGCTTTGACTACAGCTAGTTTGGGCTTGTCTATTGCGATGGGAGCATTTGTTGCCGGGTTAATGATTTCTGAAATTGACTATGCCGATCAAACACTAGCAAAAGTTCTGCCTTTGCGAGACACTTTTGCCAGTCTTTTTTTCGCCTCGATTGGTATGCTCATCGATCCGGTTTTGCTTATCCAGAACTTAGGGTTGATTATAGGGCTGGTTATGCTGGTGATGTTGGGCAAAGCAGCAATTGTTTTACCAATTGTTCTCAGGTTTGGCTACTCTCTCAAAACAGCTGTCATCGTCAGTTTTGGTATCAATCAAATTGGAGAGTTTTCCTTTGTCTTAGCTTTGGAAGGCTGGAGGTTAGAACTCATCTCCCAACAAACCTATCTTTTACTGTTGGCGACAACAGCAATTACACTGGTGCTGACTCCCATGTGGCTAGATTCTGCGCCTCGCCTCGCAGATAACTTTAACCACATACCCTGGTTAACAAAGTTTCTGCGCCGATTTTCGGCTCCTAAAACCATATTTATGCCAGAAAGAATCAGCAATCATGTGGTAATAGCAGGTTACGGCAGAGTCGGGCAAGTAATCGTCAAGATTTTACAAAGTCAGGGATATTCTGTCTTGGTGATTGAGAATAGCGAAGCAGCTGTGCAAAGGTTGCGTTTTCACCAAATACCTTATATTTTTGGCGATGCTGATTCGGAGTCAGTATTGGAAAAAGCACATTTGCCAACCGCTAAAGCCCTAGCAATAGCATTACCAGATCCCGCCAGTACTAGATTGCTCCTCAAACGGGCGCTCTCTATTGCACCTCAGTTAGATGTGATTGTGCGATCGCACATTGACAGCGAAATTGACTTTTTGACTCAAATGGGTGCAAAAGAAGTCGTACAACCTGAATTTGAAGCGGCGCTTGAGTTGGGAAATCATCTACTCAAAACCTTAGGTGCTGAAGAAAGCCATATCCGCAGCGTTATCAATGCCATTCGCACAGACAAATATATGAGTATTCGCCCAGAGCGAGAATAA
- a CDS encoding sucrase ferredoxin: MNTFFCSDNSRQLGEDIIGSVSNHKTYILIECPTPWSTDAFHSKWVPENLRLLVEEIKRAKLPINFLLIANNLSHKVERKTLLIYQKQDGLSHGYQKREFYLENIEQAAAVIRKWLWDRNSNYEVEATATRDFLVCTHGSHDKCCSRYGNPFYFNATSIIDELNLDHVRIWKSSHIGGHRFAPTLIDFPAGRYYGNLEQESFKSILTRTGDIKCLQKVYRGWGILPSSIQALERELIFRYGWDWFNYKVAGRIIEQSADKNTIRAELTFEKPDCSQYNYQARLVKDETKTVELKSSCHAKHESVYVKYAIASLWLTSTNLVTCSA, from the coding sequence ATGAATACTTTCTTTTGTTCTGATAATTCTCGTCAATTAGGAGAAGATATTATTGGCAGTGTCTCCAATCATAAGACTTACATTTTGATTGAGTGTCCCACGCCTTGGTCTACAGACGCTTTTCACTCCAAATGGGTTCCAGAAAATTTACGGCTTTTAGTAGAGGAGATAAAGCGTGCTAAACTACCGATAAATTTTCTATTAATTGCTAATAATCTATCTCATAAAGTAGAACGTAAAACTCTGTTAATTTATCAAAAACAGGATGGGTTGAGTCACGGTTATCAAAAGCGAGAGTTTTATTTAGAGAATATAGAGCAAGCAGCAGCTGTAATTAGAAAATGGTTATGGGATAGAAACTCTAATTATGAAGTAGAGGCAACTGCAACCAGAGACTTTTTAGTATGTACTCACGGTAGTCACGATAAATGCTGCTCTCGCTATGGTAATCCCTTTTATTTTAATGCTACAAGTATTATTGATGAATTAAATTTGGATCATGTCCGAATTTGGAAATCCAGTCATATTGGCGGACATAGATTTGCTCCTACATTAATAGATTTTCCGGCAGGCAGATACTACGGTAATCTCGAACAAGAATCATTTAAATCGATTTTGACGCGTACTGGCGATATTAAATGCTTGCAAAAAGTTTATCGAGGTTGGGGAATTCTACCAAGTTCAATCCAGGCTTTGGAAAGAGAACTCATCTTCCGCTATGGATGGGATTGGTTCAATTATAAAGTGGCAGGCAGAATTATTGAACAAAGTGCAGACAAAAATACAATTCGTGCAGAACTAACTTTTGAAAAACCCGATTGTTCGCAATACAACTATCAGGCTAGGTTAGTTAAGGACGAAACAAAAACCGTGGAATTGAAGAGTTCCTGTCATGCCAAACATGAATCAGTATATGTTAAATATGCTATAGCTAGTCTCTGGTTGACTTCTACAAATCTTGTCACCTGTAGCGCTTAA
- a CDS encoding Mut7-C RNAse domain-containing protein, with the protein MARVNFSFYAELNDFLPAHKRDRKIEHFFGERGSIKDMIESLGVPHPEVDSIEVNGTLVDFSYIVQDGDIINVYPISAAKQRHILSLVRPTPLNVIRFVLDIHLGKLASSLRLLGFDTLYRNDYDDAELAEISSTQTRILLTRDRGLLMRSAVVYGYYVRNTDPQKQIVEVLRRFDLFELVSPFQRCLRCNSLLQPVTKQAIIGQLPENIQREIEEFHRCQGCAQIYWKGSHYQRLQQFIDGVLAEF; encoded by the coding sequence ATGGCTAGAGTAAATTTTAGCTTTTACGCAGAATTAAATGATTTTTTGCCAGCACATAAAAGAGATAGGAAAATTGAGCATTTTTTTGGAGAGAGAGGCTCAATTAAAGACATGATTGAATCATTAGGTGTACCTCATCCAGAAGTTGATAGTATTGAAGTCAACGGAACATTAGTGGACTTTTCTTACATCGTTCAGGATGGAGATATCATCAATGTCTATCCTATTTCCGCAGCAAAACAAAGACATATTTTGAGTTTAGTACGACCGACACCACTAAATGTGATTCGCTTTGTTTTAGATATTCACTTAGGAAAATTGGCATCATCTTTGCGATTGTTAGGTTTTGACACACTATATCGGAATGATTATGATGATGCAGAATTAGCTGAAATTTCCAGCACACAAACACGAATTCTTTTAACCCGTGACAGAGGTTTATTAATGCGGAGTGCGGTTGTATATGGCTATTACGTACGAAATACCGATCCGCAAAAACAAATTGTGGAAGTATTGCGACGCTTTGATTTATTTGAATTGGTATCTCCTTTTCAAAGATGTCTGCGCTGTAATAGCCTATTACAACCAGTCACTAAACAAGCTATTATCGGACAGTTGCCAGAAAACATCCAACGGGAAATTGAGGAGTTTCATCGTTGTCAAGGCTGCGCTCAGATTTATTGGAAAGGCTCCCATTATCAGAGATTACAGCAATTTATTGATGGCGTACTTGCAGAATTTTAG
- a CDS encoding ROK family protein: MTFILALDFGGTKLAAALSNAGSREWLGYKRCLSPANTNASTDFKIMRSLIKSLLQDRKPAAIGVSFGGPVNATTGTVRLSHHVCGWENIPLQHLLEQEYSVPASIDNDANVAAFGEWRYGAGNGHNSLFYITVSTGVGGGWILNAKPWRGEEGMAGEIGHMVVDPAGPICLCGKRGCVERLASGPYLAQDAREELQGCRGEKIRNLVGGNLELITGKVVSEAAAQGDQLARELLERSAWALGVGIGNVANLINPQRFVLGGSVTKAGERWWQVIRETARKTALPEVNFEIVSAALGDDAPLWGAVALAEDLLQR; the protein is encoded by the coding sequence ATGACATTCATCTTGGCACTCGATTTTGGTGGTACAAAATTAGCAGCAGCTTTAAGTAATGCGGGTTCTAGAGAGTGGTTGGGTTACAAACGCTGCCTGTCGCCTGCAAATACAAATGCTAGCACTGACTTCAAGATTATGCGATCGCTCATCAAATCTTTACTCCAAGATAGGAAACCCGCCGCGATCGGTGTTAGCTTTGGCGGGCCTGTAAATGCAACTACGGGTACAGTGAGATTATCACATCATGTTTGCGGATGGGAGAATATACCTTTGCAACACTTATTAGAACAGGAATATAGCGTTCCTGCTAGTATTGATAATGATGCTAATGTAGCGGCTTTTGGTGAATGGCGTTACGGTGCAGGAAATGGCCACAATAGTTTATTTTACATTACCGTTAGCACTGGCGTTGGAGGTGGTTGGATACTCAACGCCAAACCTTGGCGGGGTGAGGAAGGTATGGCTGGCGAAATTGGACATATGGTTGTAGATCCTGCGGGGCCGATATGTTTGTGTGGGAAGCGGGGATGTGTGGAAAGGTTGGCGTCAGGGCCTTATTTGGCACAGGATGCGAGGGAGGAATTGCAGGGGTGTAGGGGAGAAAAAATTAGAAATTTGGTAGGTGGGAATTTGGAGTTAATTACGGGGAAGGTGGTGAGTGAGGCGGCGGCGCAAGGTGATCAGTTAGCACGGGAACTTTTAGAGCGATCGGCTTGGGCGTTAGGAGTGGGTATCGGCAATGTGGCGAATTTGATCAACCCGCAGCGGTTTGTTTTGGGTGGAAGCGTAACAAAGGCAGGAGAAAGATGGTGGCAAGTTATTCGGGAAACGGCGCGAAAGACAGCGTTACCGGAAGTGAATTTTGAGATTGTGTCGGCGGCGTTGGGAGATGATGCGCCTTTGTGGGGTGCAGTAGCTTTGGCGGAAGATTTGTTGCAAAGATAG